A genomic segment from Fusarium keratoplasticum isolate Fu6.1 chromosome 10, whole genome shotgun sequence encodes:
- a CDS encoding PNP-UDP-1 domain-containing protein: MAKTPKLEDYTIIIFSPLVIEQKAACLMLDEVHDGIPERSAGQTVLYTLGKIASHNVAIAGYPAGEVGIGVSGSMVSEALRDFPNLEAGILVGIAAGIPSPNRDIRLGDVAVAVPNRDNPGVIGYDLVKVEEDGIRLKQWQNSTHPILRSAIASIQVHESRPEFSFTRHLDVLWRAADFKRPGPALPSSESLTSNARDGPIAHYGTILSGNGVIKSKKKRDELRDKYAGIAIEMEAAGMTTRLPVAVVRGISDFADSDKDDDWHLYAAVTAAAYAKEMLIRLGPRKGTGSVSQSLISSDIDTGLRLSLPEKCSFVGREAELSKLEEWVGFCPKKTPQRSIVTLWGFAGVGKSQLVSEFVKRQREKYPDYDIFWIAGATKEAFEQSILSVLKLANNPEATISEGGESYDERRSMLINSFFTELKNTIRARWLLVIDGIPDVLEIARMLNYHPLSLRLATSVISSYHLSVRQYVEKWRTRQLYDEYPANMALLRSFELSFEELEKTNPVAAKLLMLFGYLDHRDLWADLCFNATDDDLPAWLREIGSSKCFHGCYASMRNLSFVEAKLHGRKQDQAYEIHPAIHEFARGKAKENGEEYVKTAISLVAAKVPRSTDKDFLEIVQRLEPHADQCKIHMEQGRAGSSLDLMELDRFGNLFRHLGRYDEASRLYWSILNVLNREGEPDEFTLEMMAGIENNLGLIHHARRQYDLALRAYEQSYLRRLQIVPNDDDSLMTTRYNKGRAFLMLGRLNEALQTLLKAAAHFSQLIPPDALHDHGLGSGNGAMAQIYFRILNDVGEIYLRKNDVEQAEQNFRMAFDGHKKYLHEMHPTTFAVRLNIGRVYVEWSRFATANKIFEYIIATYTEWWGRRHSETMRALTELAESHMRHAEQKRLMGDGGDWELTIAADLWAEILSFHHEVSELNSDAASFARSKLQQVQLLRSVTPEDPYSMYCDGV, translated from the exons ATGGCCAAAACACCTAAACTCGAGGACTACACCATTATAATTTTCTCTCCACTGGTAATTGAGCAGAAGGCGGCATGTCTTATGCTAGATGAGGTTCACGATGGAATCCCAGAACGTTCCGCCGGTCAGACGGTGCTCTACACCCTTGGTAAAATCGCCTCACACAATGTGGCTATCGCTGGATATCCTGCTGGCGAAGTTGGGATAGGGGTTTCGGGAAGCATGGTCTCAGAAGCCTTGAGGGATTTTCCCAATCTCGAAGCAGGGATCCTGGTCGGCATCGCAGCAGGCATCCCGTCCCCAAACCGAGACATTCGTCTCGGAGATGTTGCAGTTGCCGTTCCCAATAGGGACAACCCAGGGGTTATTGGCTATGACCttgtcaaggttgaagaagacgggaTTCGACTCAAACAGTGGCAAAACTCGACGCATCCCATTTTGCGGTCTGCCATCGCCAGTATCCAAGTCCATGAAAGTCGTCCTGAGTTCAGCTTCACACGCCACTTGGATGTCTTGTGGAGAGCAGCAGATTTCAAGAGACCGGGTCCTGCTCTACCTAGCAGCGAGTCCTTGACTTCAAATGCGCGCGATGGGCCAATTGCACACTACGGCACCATCCTCTCTGGGAATGGGGTGATTAAAtccaagaaaaagagagacgaGTTAAGGGATAAATATGCCGGAATTGCTAttgagatggaggcggcTGGAATGACAACGAGGCTGCCAGTGGCTGTGGTTCGAGGCATCAGTGATTTCGCCGACTCCGATAAGGACGATGACTGGCACCTTTACGCTGCTGTAACTGCGGCAGCATACGCAAAAGAAATGTTGATCAGGCTTGGCCCAAGGAAGGGGACTGGATCCG TGTCGCAGTCTCTCATCTCTTCAGACATCGATACCGGCTTGAGGCTCTCCCTACCCGAGAAATGCTCATTCGTGGGCCGAGAGGCTGAGCTCTCAAAGTTGGAAGAATGGGTCGGTTTCTGCCCGAAGAAGACGCCACAAAGGTCCATAGTTACGCTCTGGGGCTTTGCTGGCGTTGGAAAGTCACAGCTGGTGTCCGAATTTGTGAAACGGCAGCGGGAGAAGTATCCGGACTATGACATTTTCTGGATCGCGGGGGCGACTAAAGAGGCCTTTGAACAGAGTATCCTCAGTGTTCTGAAGCTGGCCAACAACCCGGAGGCCACAATTTCGGAGGGCGGTGAGAGCTATGACGAACGCCGTTCCATGCTCATAAACTCGTTCTTCACAGAGCTGAAAAACACGATCCGTGCTCGGTGGCTCCTTGTCATCGACGGGATACCCG ATGTACTTGAGATCGCAAGGATGTTGAACTACCATCCTCTCTCGCTGCGGCTTGCAACGTCTGTTATATCTTCCTATCATCTCAGCGTGAGACAATACGTCGAGAAGTGGAGAACACGGCAACTTTATGATGAGTATCCTGCCAACATGGCACTTTTACGGTCCTTTGAACTTagctttgaggagcttgagaagacCAACCCGGTGGCAGCAAAACTCCTCATGTTGTTTGGATATCTCGATCACAGGGACTTGTGGGCCGATCTCTGCTTTAACGCCACTGATGACGACCTTCCAGCGTGGCTCCGTGAAATAGGATCCTCTAAGTGCTTTCATGGTTGTTACGCTAGCATGCGTAACTTGTCCTTTGTTGAAGCTAAGCTACATGGGAGGAAGCAAGACCAAGCTTACGAAATCCATCCTGCAATCCACGAATTTGCGAGGGGGAAGGCAAAAGAGAACGGGGAGGAATATGTGAAAACTGCCATATCCTTGGTCGCTGCCAAAGTTCCACGATCTACGGACAAGGACTTTCTAGAGATCGTGCAACGATTGGAGCCTCACGCCGACCAATGCAAGATCCACATGGAGCAAGGCAGGGCCGGATCCAGCTTGGACTTAATGGAACTTGATCGATTTGGGAACCTCTTTCGCCATCTCGGACGCTACGATGAAGCGTCTCGGCTCTATTGGAGTATTCTGAATGTTCTCAACAGGGAGGGTGAGCCTGATGAATTCACCCTTGAAATGATGGCCGGGATCGAAAACAATCTTGGCTTGATCCATCATGCTCGGCGACAGTACGACCTCGCCCTTCGAGCTTATGAACAGTCGTATCTAAGGCGCCTGCAAATTGTGCCCAACGATGATGATTCCCTCATGACGACCCGGTACAACAAAGGGCGAGCTTTTCTGATGCTCGGGAGGTTGAATGAGGCACTACAGACCctgctcaaggccgccgcACACTTTTCTCAACTAATCCCCCCAGATGCTTTGCAcgaccatggccttgggagCGGCAATGGAGCAATGGCACAAATATACTTTCGAATCTTGAATGATGTCGGCGAGATATACCTTCGGAAAAACGATGTGGAGCAGGCAGAGCAAAACTTCAGAATGGCATTCGACGGGCACAAGAAGTATTTGCACGAGATGCATCCTACAACTTTTGCAGTCCGGTTGAACATTGGAAGAGTTTATGTCGAGTGGTCCCGATTTGCAACCGCAAACAAGATATTCGAGTACATCATCGCGACATATACAGAGTGGTGGGGAAGGCGGCATTCAGAGACGATGCGAGCACTTACTGAGCTAGCTGAGTCGCATATGCGGCACGCTGAGCAGAAGCGTCTGATGGGCGACGGGGGAGACTGGGAGTTGACCATAGCAGCAGACCTTTGGGCCGAAATACTGAGCTTTCATCACGAGGTTTCTGAGCTAAATTCGGATGCTGCAAGTTTTGCGAGGTCGAAGTTGCAGCAGGTGCAGTTGCTCCGCTCTGTCACCCCTGAGGATCCATATAGCATGTATT GTGATGGAGTTTAG
- a CDS encoding HET domain-containing protein, translated as MASVKWSPVYEKNVSEDTVITLHQLCTACSRLQEESTLLRHLSHGEQLRLHTKETFKLCSVKDLKSGYLGSCHLCALLWTHAGGHRCFDPDKGIVKEPDITVCLEARDFEMEYTLEYQTSGLQKWWSDLVPPFITELGVVVLTISKVYASKNSSSDIDNKMYELYIYPSSNRRLNSATFRHGNEPISSKNDMKLAQIELWYLECSENHPKCTAYPNMVTQGSQLPSRLLDLQGDKIKLECNVESLPQLQYTTLSHMWGPDPNACLQLTKSRLREFESNIPSSLLPTKYLEAIRIAKALDFRYIWIDSLCIIQDSDEDWKKEALKMAAVYGRTSLNISYVYPPSDNPSQQHLRDPRIIVPCELPMKHLKSGSNSSSSNSTPLVVQSAPGFVNKFWSPTTYKQIWPLLSRAWVFQERLLCSRNIYYGQDRLLWECCEGLEDEFSGRLMDSPRSKSRFHSVFAGIQGSSQGREHDESFKGQWSLLVEEYRLANLTFEKDRVIAFAGVVKAVQSQTKFTYLAGTWKEFAELDLLWVFHPPSPLGDFYTRRNEMRKHAPSWSWFSVPPRLQSASTNSDTVDFRIRTEIYNRSFHTIYKAQVTSFHHPKLVSNPEALLHDLENMSITLKTRKIPSTLAWDGPVLRLLPHGKYALGGNKYLEPKNAMKYVHDDVSLVPGSVVPNGACMILTAFEAWVLKDKIDHRYDTYSPSGDETNTSWQCAGLVVVPAGKSVSGQDSWERIGVFVFSDIVDGLGVPRIPFSMDGQEEEVCLI; from the exons ATGGCTTCAGTCAAATGGAGCCCCGTCTACGAAAAAAATGTCTCCGAAGACACGGTGATCACTCTTCACCAGCTCTGCACCGCTTGCTCAAGGCTGCAAGAAGAGTCGACCCTTTTGCGGCACTTATCCCATGGGGAGCAGCTAAGGCTCCATACAAAAGAGACGTTCAAGCTATGCTCAGTGAAGGATCTGAAATCGGGGTATCTTGGCAGCTGCCATCTCTGTGCTTTGCTATGGACTCACGCTGGGGGTCACCGCTGCTTCGACCCAGACAAAGGAATAGTCAAAGAACCAGACATCACTGTGTGTCTGGAAGCTAGGGACTTTGAAATGGAGTACACTCTGGAGTATCAGACCTCGGGTCTTCAGAAGTGGTGGAGCGATCTGGTCCCACCTTTCAT AACGGAACTTGGAGTTGTTGTCTTGACAATATCCAAGGTCTATGCTAGCAAGAATAGTTCTTCTGATATTGATAATAAGATGTATGAACTGTACATCTATCCATCTTCGA ATCGACGATTAAACTCGGCAACTTTTCGGCACGGAAACGAGCCTATATCCTCCAAAAATGACATGAAATTGGCCCAGATCGAGTTGTGGTATCTGGAATGCTCAGAGAACCACCCCAAGTGCACCGCGTATCCCAACATGGTCACGCAAGGCAGCCAGTTACCATCCCGTCTTTTGGACCTCCAAGgagacaagatcaagctAGAATGCAACGTTGAGAGTCTGCCTCAACTGCAATACACGACGCTGAGCCATATGTGGGGTCCTGACCCTAACGCATGCCTTCAGCTAACCAAGTCTCGGCTTCGCGAGTTTGAGTCTAATATCCCTTCGTCTCTGTTGCCGACGAAATATCTCGAGGCGATCCGGATTGCCAAAGCTCTCGACTTTCGATATATCTGGATTGACTCACTCTGCATCATACAAGACTCGGACGAAGATTGGAAGAAAGAGGCTTTGAAGATGGCTGCCGTATATGGTCGAACTTCTCTTAATATCTCATATGTGTATCCGCCATCTGACAACCCAAGCCAGCAACATCTTCGAGACCCCAGGATAATAGTTCCATGTGAACTACCCATGAAACACCTGAAATCAGGAAGCAACAGCAGCTCTTCAAACTCGACTCCTCTGGTCGTCCAGAGTGCTCCAGGTTTCGTCAACAAGTTCTGGTCTCCCACCACCTACAAGCAGATCTGGCCTCTGCTCAGCAGGGCTTGGGTGTTCCAAGAGCGTCTACTCTGCTCTCGAAATATCTACTACGGGCAGGATAGGCTGCTATGGGAGTGCTGCGAAGGGCTCGAGGATGAGTTCTCGGGTCGTCTGATGGACTCTCCTCGCTCTAAAAGTCGATTCCACTCTGTGTTTGCCGGTATACAGGGCAGCTCGCAAGGCCGAGAGCACGACGAAAGCTTCAAGGGGCAGTGGAGCCTCTTGGTCGAAGAGTACCGGCTGGCAAACCTGACTTTTGAGAAGGATCGCGTTATTGCCTTTGCGGGAGTCGTCAAGGCTGTTCAGTCACAAACCAAGTTTACGTACTTGGCGGGCACCTGGAAAGAATTTGCTGAGCTTGATCTTCTATGGGTGTTTcatcctccgtctcctctGGGGGATTTTTACACTAGAAGAAATGAGATGAGAAAGCACGCCCCGTCTTGGTCATGGTTTTCAGTCCCTCCACGTCTGCAATCGGCGTCTACGAATAGCGACACGGTCGACTTCCGTATCCGCACCGAGATATACAACCGTTCATTTCATACCATCTACAAGGCCCAGGTCACCTCATTCCATCATCCCAAGCTTGTCTCCAACCCCGAGGCTCTGCTCCACGACCTGGAGAATATGAGCATAACACTCAAGACAAGAAAGATACCGAGCACTCTGGCATGGGATGGGCCAGTTCTTCGACTCCTCCCTCACGGAAAATATGCACTGGGCGGTAACAAGTATCTCGAGCCCAAGAATGCCATGAAATACGTCCATGATGACGTCTCCCTGGTGCCTGGCTCTGTAGTCCCCAACGGGGCGTGCATGATTCTGACGGCGTTTGAAGCATGGGTTCTGAAAGACAAGATAGATCATCGATACGACACCTATTCTCCGTCTGGAGACGAGACGAATACTTCTTGGCAGTGTGCAGGGTTGGTCGTGGTCCCAGCAGGGAAGAGTGTAAGTGGTCAGGACTCGTGGGAACGCATCGGGGTCTTTGTGTTTTCGGATATCGTGGATGGACTAGGAGTACCTCGGATTCCCTTTTCTATGGATggacaggaagaagaggtttgCCTAATCTAG